From a region of the Odocoileus virginianus isolate 20LAN1187 ecotype Illinois chromosome 19, Ovbor_1.2, whole genome shotgun sequence genome:
- the POPDC3 gene encoding popeye domain-containing protein 3 — protein MEGNSSLWKNLINEHPVCTIWKEEAEGAVYHLASVLFVVGFMGGSGFFGLLYVFSLLGLGFLCSAIWAWVDVCAADIFSWNFILFVICFIRFVHIAYQVHSITFAREFQLLYSSLFQPLGTSLPDFRTIAMSSEVVTLEKEHCYAMQGKTSIDKLSLLVSGRIRVTVDGEFLHYIFPFQFLDSPEWDSLKPTEEGTFQVTLTAETDCRYVSWRRKKLYLLLAQHRYISRLFSVLIGSDIADKLYALNDRVYIGKRYHYDIRLPNFLQMSSPEMSKSSLTEHFQNSRRYCDK, from the exons ATGGAAGGAAACTCAAGTTTATGGAAGAACCTAATCAATGAACACCCTGTCTGCACCATCTGGAAGGAGGAGGCTGAAGGAGCCGTCTATCATCTGGCCAGTGTTTTATTTGTAGTAGGTTTCATGGGTGGCAGTGGATTCTTTGGGCTTCTTTATGTCTTCAGTTTGCTGGGATTGGGCTTTCTCTGTTCTGCTATCTGGGCTTGGGTGGATGTCTGTGCAGCCGAcatattttcctggaattttatACTGTTTGTCATCTGCTTCATACGGTTTGTTCACATTGCCTATCAAGTCCACAGCATAACCTTTGCCCGAGAATTTCAGCTGTTGTACAGCTCCCTCTTCCAGCCTCTGGGGACCTCTTTGCCCGACTTCAGAACTATTGCTATGAGCTCAGAAGTGGTTACCCTGGAAAAGGAGCACTGCTATGCCATGCAGGGGAAAACCTCCATTGACAAACTCTCCTTGCTTGTCTCAGGAAG GATCAGAGTGACAGTTGATGGAGAATTTCTGCATTACATTTTCCCCTTCCAGTTCCTGGATTCTCCTGAATGGGACTCACTGAAACCCACAGAGGAAGGTACTTTTCAG GTAACCCTCACAGCAGAAACTGATTGTCGATATGTGTCTTGGAGGAGAAAGAAATTATACTTGCTCTTGGCTCAGCATCGGTATATCTCCCGCCTGTTTTCGGTTTTAATTGGCAGTGACATTGCAGATAAACTCTATGCCTTGAATGACAGGGTATACATAGGAAAAAGATACCATTATGATATTCGGTTACCCAACTTCCTTCAAATGTCAAGTCCTGAAATGTCCAAGTCATCCCTGACAGAACATTTTCAGAATTCCAGACGATATTGTGATAAATGA